The DNA segment TTTGTCGGCCACGATTTTTCCTTTGTCAATAATAATTACTCGGTCACAAATTGCTTCTACTTCCTGCATAATGTGTGTCGAAAGAAAAACCGTTTTGTCTTTGCCCACGTTTTTAATAACGTTCCTGATTTCGACTAATTGGTTTGGATCCAATCCAGTTGTGGGTTCGTCCAAAATCAAAACATCGGGATTGTGCAATAAAGCATTGGCTAATCCCACGCGTTGGCGATAGCCTTTGGATAATTGTCCTATTTTTTTGTGGCTTTCATTCGACAAACCCGTCAATTGAATTACTTCTTCAATTCTGGATTTGGCGACTTTATATACATCGGCATTGAAAGATAAATACTCTCTCACGTATAAATCTAAATACAAAGGATTGTGTTCTGGTAAATAGCCAATGGATTGTTGTACTTCTTTGGCTTGTGAGTTTACATTAAATCCATTGATAGTTGCAGTTCCTTCGTCGGCGGCAATATAGGTGGTCAATATTTTCATCAAGGTCGATTTTCCGGCACCATTTGGACCCAAAAAACCAACGATTTCTCCTTTTTTGACAGAAAACGAAATGGAATCCAAAGCTTTTTGAGTTCCGTAACTTTTCGAAATGTTATTTACTTCTATTGACATTGTTTTTTATTTACAGCAAAAGTAAACAGAAAAAATAGAATTCATCACTTCCCTTTTTTTAACTTGAAAAATTATATTTTTTTTTAACGCATAAGCAAATGTTAAAGTCACTTAAATTTCTAATTGAATAGTTTCTCTTTGTCAGATAAATTTTAAATAAATTAAAAATGAAAAAATCATTACTTATTCTTGCACTAGCTGTATTTAGCTTTGCAAATGCTCAAAAAGGCACAGTTTTAGTTTTAGGAAACGTGGGATATTATTCCCAAAAATCAGATGTTTCGTTGGGAGTTAGACCCACACAAAACAATTTCAATTTCTCTCCAAAAGTGGGTTATCAATACAATGACAACTGGACTGTGGGTGTTGAATCGTCAATTTCAAATTCAAAACAGACTTATACATCAGGCGAATACAAATCCAATAATTTTTCTGTGGGTGGTTTTCTTCGTTATTCTAAACCAATAGGAGGGATTTTTTCTGCTTATGCGGACCTAGGTACGGGTTATCATAATGCAGAGCAAACACAATATAATGGAGGCATTAATCCATACATATCAACAATTAAGGGGACTGGTTTTTATGTAGGAGTAACACC comes from the Flavobacterium limnophilum genome and includes:
- the gldA gene encoding gliding motility-associated ABC transporter ATP-binding subunit GldA, whose amino-acid sequence is MSIEVNNISKSYGTQKALDSISFSVKKGEIVGFLGPNGAGKSTLMKILTTYIAADEGTATINGFNVNSQAKEVQQSIGYLPEHNPLYLDLYVREYLSFNADVYKVAKSRIEEVIQLTGLSNESHKKIGQLSKGYRQRVGLANALLHNPDVLILDEPTTGLDPNQLVEIRNVIKNVGKDKTVFLSTHIMQEVEAICDRVIIIDKGKIVADKKLDNLISTETNEQVIEVEFDLGVEEELIAKIENLTSFKNTHDLIWELTFNSDKDMRPAVFDFANANGLKTLQLNQKNKNLETVFREITK
- a CDS encoding outer membrane beta-barrel protein; this encodes MKKSLLILALAVFSFANAQKGTVLVLGNVGYYSQKSDVSLGVRPTQNNFNFSPKVGYQYNDNWTVGVESSISNSKQTYTSGEYKSNNFSVGGFLRYSKPIGGIFSAYADLGTGYHNAEQTQYNGGINPYISTIKGTGFYVGVTPALFLNINKGFGLNFNLGSIGYSTLNYSNSGNDTQNFDFSFGQAFSVGISKNF